A region of the Calditrichota bacterium genome:
TCCATCCACATCGCCAACAATAGTGCCATTGAAATCCTGGTACAAATAGCTGGAATCAAGATTTACGTAATGCCTGTTTTCCGGTGCAAAAGCCCAGTCGCCGATTTTGCTGTGTGAATTAGCCAACCCGACAGCATATTGGGCAATCAACGCCGCGTCAAACATCTGCACTTCGTTATTTTGATCGGCATCCGCAGCGATGCGCGTAATTTGCGATGTATCGGGAATCAAATTTAGCGCCAGGCGCGCTGTGATTGCCGCATCATAACTCAAAATGAAACTTTGATCAAACTCGCCATCTTTAGTGGCGAGCGTGTAATAGTCTTTGCCGTCATCTAGCGAATCGAACTCGTAATATCCGGTTTGATCGGAAAAAATTGTGGCTGTCGTGTCTCCGGTCATGACCACTTGCGTGTGAGCAATAGGCACTCCTAACCCGCGATAATTGACAAAACCACCCACACGATGTTTTTCCCGAAAATTTGCTACAATGTTCATATTCGAATTCACAGTAATGTTCACATTAGATCTGCTATCGTTCAAATCGCCGCTCCAATGATCAAATCGATAATCTGAATTGGCCGAAGCTTTTATTCTTACGGATTCTCCGGCGCTGTAGGATTGCTTGTCCGGAATTTTAATAACAGTTCCTGCCTCAGGCGGATCAACAGAAATTGTGACCGTATACTGGACAGCGGCAAACTGCGCTGTCACATTTTTATTGCCGTTCATCGTAATCGTCACGGTTCGGCTCGTGCCCGAAGCGTCGCCGCTCCAGCGATCGAAAGAAAAACCCGTTGCCGGACTCGCCGTCAGCGTGACTTGTTCGCCGTAGCTGTAACTGGATTTGTCCGGCGACTTGCTCACCGAACCGCCGTTTGACGGATCAACGGAAACATTCAGCGAATAGTGCTTCGCGGCAAATTGCGCCGTCACATTTTTATTGCCGTTCATCGTAATCGTCACGGTTCGGCTCGTGCCGGACGCGTCGCCACTCCAGCGATCGAAAGAAAATCCGTTTGCCGGACTCGCTGTCAACGTCACTTGTTCGCCGTAACTGTAACTGGATTTGTCCGGCGATTTGGAAACAGAACCGCCTGAGGAAGGACTAACTGAAATATTCAGCGAATATTGAATCGAAGAAAAATAAGCTGTCACAGATTTGTTGCGAGTCATGGTGATCGTCACTGACGAATTTGTGCCGGAAGCAGCTCCGCCCCAGTGATCGAATCGGTAGCCTGCATTCGCCGTCGCTGTCAGTGTCACGCTTTCGCCATCCACGTACTGATTTTTGTCAGGATTTTTGGTCACGCTGCCGCCGCCCGAAGGATTGGCAGAAACAGACAGCGTGAAAACTTCCGGTGTGATCACTTCCGAAGCGCTGGACAATTCGCTTTCTTGCCCCTGATCGTCCACGGAAGAAACAGCGTAATAATAATGAGTGTTGTAATCAACATTATTGTCATAATAATGGTCAGCCGGATGATTGACGGTAGCTATTCTGGAGTAATGTTGATTATCGCCAACGGATCGATAAATTTTGTATCGAGTGATATTCGATTCGCTCCGCGGCGACCAGTTCACTCTGATTCTTTGGGCAAACACAATGGAAGGAACAGCAAAAATCATTACAACAAAAAACAGCAGAAAACGATTGAAATACCCCCTATTGAAGACTTTCCGCACATCTTCATCCCTGCACCACATCTTCAACCTCACACTTTTTATTAACCCACCCGATATTTCAATCTGAAGTCAGGACTTTTCATTTTGCAAAGATATTTCTTCACAAAATTTTGAGCGCCGACCTCAACTCACTTGATTATTATGGCTATTTACATCGTTAATGTTTGAAATCCGAGTTTTTCCTTGTTTTCATAATTTATTTTAGTTTAATATTTTATTTTGAATTTTTTTGATGTCTTATGAATAATTTAATCATTTTCCATTCTGCTATCGTCTGGTATTTTCCATTCTTTGCTTCCCATTAAGTCAAATACCGTACCAGCAAAATTGTCATTTCCAAACCAGGAAGTTTTTTCCTGATATTTTTTTATTTTTTAACAAGTTAGAAGATCAAGAAACATTTTCATAAAAATTATTTTCAAATTAATCAAGAACTATTTGAGTAAATTTTTCATTTTTTCAGAGTAAATTTTACCGTATTCGCTTTCGTGTCCTTTTTAAAAGGTACGGAAAGTTTTTTTCCAATTTTTTACTTATGAAAATGTTTATGCTTGACATTTTCAAAAAATTGGCTTATCTTTTTTAACAGAGGAAAAATTAAACCCAAAATTTCTCGCATCAAATTTATATTTTTATCATCTAATTACCTGAAATTAAAACAACTTCACTCAATAAACTTCAGGACTTACCATGATCTGGCTCAAAATTGTCTCCAAATTTATCAAAGCATTCCGTTCAGGCGAAACACCGGGGCAAATCGCCGCTGGGTTTGCTGTGGGATTTTTTATCGGCTTGATGCCCTTCTGGACGCTGCAAACACTGATTCTGTTTTTCATTCTCATTTTAGTGAACATTAATTTGGCGGCAGCGACAGTCGCCTTTCTCATCGCGAATATGATTGCCTATTTGCTCGATCCGGTTTTTCATTCTTTAGGTTATTTTATTTTGACTCAAATCCCCTTCTTGCAGGGAATCTGGGAGGTCATTTACAACTCAGTATTCGGCCCCCTGACCCGATTTTACAATACTGTGGTCATGGGAAGCTTTGTTTCCGGACTCATCCTTTTCTTCCCCATCTATTTTGGCATGAAAAAATTTGTGGTTTCGTACCGAGAAAAGTTTGAAGAAAAAATAAAAAAGTGGAAAATCGTGCAGGTGATCAGCGGCAGCAAAGTGTTCCAATTTTATGAAAAAGTACGCGATCTGGGAGGTAACTAATGCGAAAAAAAGGAATTATCATTCTCGTTGCCATCATCCTCATCTTTGCCGTCATCGGTTATTTTACCCGCGATTATCGAATCGAGCGATTGATTGAAAGTGTGGGGCAATCCATTGTCGGCGCCAAAGTGGAATTGGATAATTTTCATTTCAGTCTATTTAAAATGGAATGTTCCTGGGACCGACTGCAGATCGCCAACAAAAATGATCCGTGGAAAAATATTTTAGAAACGGGCAGAGCTTCCGTAAAATTAGAAACGCGTCCACTATTCTGGAGGCGCATCATCATCAACAATATGAAACTGGAAAATGTGCGATCCGGAACTGCCCGCACATCAGACGGAAGCATTCCACAAAAAGAAGTTTCCGAAGAATCAGGTTCCGGTTTTTTTGCCAAAGCCAAAAAGGGACTCGAAAAGCAATTTTCTTCACTCCCGGTGTTCGACATTTCCGGCATGGGCAAAAAATTGAAAGTTGACTCTCTGATCGACGTAAATAATCTGCTCACGGTTCAAGGATATGAAAATTTAGAGCAAATTGCTGACAGCAGTTTTCAATATTGGCAAACGCAACTCAAAACGCAGACCTATTTGACGCGCTTGAATGAATTGGAACAGAAATTGAAATCGCTGAAAATTGATGAGATGAAAGATGTGCAGAGCCTGACCACGGGAGTCAAAAAAATCAAAGAAATTCGACAAGAAGCCAATAGTCTCAAGAAAGAGATTACCGAGAAACATGCTGCGCTGTCGAGCACATTTTCCAACCTGCAGACGCAATTGGCCTCCGTTCAGCAAAATCTCCAGCAAGACGTTGACCGCGCCAAGCAATTGGCGCATCTGAAAGATTTGAACGTCAAAGACGTCAGCATGCTTCTGTTTGGCGAACCTGTGGTGGGAAAAGTCGAGCAGGTTCTGGGATATGTTGCGCTCGCCAGAAAATATCTTCCCGCTGCCAGCCAAATGAAAGGGACGCCTGAGAAAAAGAAACCGCCTCGCCTTAAAGGACAGGATATCGATTTTCCGTTTCACTATCGCTATCCGAAATTTCTGCTGCGTGAAGCAAAACTCTCCGCTGCCACAGCCGCCGGCGATACGGCAAAAGCTTATTTTGTCGAAGGGAACCTGACAGGTCTCACCAATCAGCCGCCTGTTTTTGGCAGACCCACGCGATTCGATTTCAATCTCGTGCGCGTCGACGGCAATCAATATCATCTGTTGGGAAGTTTCGACCATCGCGGCGAAGTGCCGATGGATTCGTTGAAACTGCTGGCAAAAAACTTTGCTCTGGGGAGGATCTCCCTCAAAAAGCAAAAATACTTTCCCGCTGCGCTCAACGCCAGCAAAGGAGACGTGGAATTAGCCGGGCTTTTTCTCGGCGACAAAATCGACCTCTCGCTGAATTTGGCGGCATCTCCCGTAAAATTTATTTTCGAACAACCGGCAAAAGACAAAGTCTCGCAAATTGTCCGAGATGTTTTGAATGGAATTTCGAAAATCACATTGAACGCAAAATTAGTCGGCGAGAGCGAAAATTATCAATTGCAGATGAATTCCAATGTGGATCGGGTGCTGGCAAATCAAGTAAAAGCCACGCTCGCGAAAAATCTGCGCGAAGCGCAAAGTCAAGTAGAAAATTACGTCCGCCAGCAAGCGGAAATTCGCAGAAAAAAAGTGGAGTCGATCATTCAGAAGAATCGTGATTCCATTTACGCGGAAATTGACAATGCCAAAAATTTGCTGGATAAAAAGTTAGCAGAGATCGAGGCAAAAAAGAAGCAGGCGGAGCAGAGGTTAGAAGAAGAAAAGAAAAAATTAGAAAATAAAGCCAAAAATAAGTTAAAAAGTTTTTTCAAAAAGCCCTAATAAAATTGGAATCAGAATTCAACCAACTTGTGGGAGGTTTACCATGAGCGCGAAATTTCAAATCAAGCTCATCATTTCTGTTGTGGTTTTGTCGCTGATTGTGTGGGCGATTTCCTGCGCTGTGAATCCGGTGACCGGCAAAAAGGAATTTATGCTGCTCACACAAAACGACGAAATTGCGCTGGGCAAACAATCCGACCGCGATGTCGTTGCGACTTATGGGGTTTACCAGGACCAAAATTTACAAAATTACATCAACAGCATCGGCAAAAAAATAGCGAAACTCAGCCACCGACCGAATTTAGATTGGCAATTTCGGCTGTTAGATTCGCCGGTGATAAACGCTTTTGCGGTTCCCGGCGGATTTGTTTACATCACGCGAGGCATTTTAGCTTACCTGAACAATGAGGCGGAATTAGCCGGCGTTGTCGGGCACGAAATCGGACACGTCGCCGCACGCCATTCGGCAAAATCCTACAGCAAAGCTATGGTCGCGCAATTAGGTTTCGGCATCGGCGGCATGCTTTCCGAAACATTTCGCAAATATTCCGGTCTGGCGCAATTTGGGACGCAGATGCTTTTTCTCAAGTTCAGCCGCGATCACGAGCGACAGGCCGACGCGCTGGGAGTTGAATATTCCACCAAGGCAGGATATGATTCCAGAAATATGGCGAATTTCTTCGTCACATTGCAAAGATTAAATCCCCAGTCCGCGCAGGGCGGTTTACCCGGCTGGTTCTCAACGCACCCCAATCCTGCGGAACGAGTGCAAAGTATAAAAAAAGACGCGCAAAAATGGGAAGCGAATGTACCGCAAAAACAACTGGCTGTCAATCGTAATGGTTATTTGCAAAAAATCAACGGTTTGGTTTTCGGCGAAGACCCACGCCAGGGCTACAGAGAAAATAACATGTTTTACCATCCGCAATTGAAATTTCAATTTCCCGTGCCAGCACAGTGGGGATTGGCAAATACGCCTTCTCAGGTGCAAATGTACAATCAGGCGCAGGATGCTGTTGTATTTTTCACTCTGGCTCAGGGGAATTCACCCACAGCCGCTGCGAATCAATTCTTGCAGCAAAGCGGCGCGGTAGTTCAGTCGCGGCAAAACACCAACGTCAATGGTCTGCCCGCGCACACAGTCATTTCGCAAATTGCGGATCAGCAATCGGGTTCTACGATTGCTGTCATTTCCTATTTTATCAAAATGGACCAAAATATTTTTGTATTTCACGGTTTCACTACGCCGGACAAATTTAACGCATATCTGGCAAAGCTAAAACAGCCAATGCGGGGATTCAAGCGACTAACCGACCGCCGGAAAATTAATGTCAAACCAGCGCGAATCGCCATCAAAAAAGTCACTCGACAGCGGACTCTACGCCAGGCGCTTCAGTCTTTCGGCGTCGCCGCCGCGGATCTGGAGAAAATTGCCATTTTGAATGAGAGAAATTTGAACGACGTGATTCCGGCGAATACTTTGATTAAGGTGGTGCAAAAATAGAAACAGAAAAAGGGCGAGCGGAAAATTACCACTTGCCCTTTCTTTTATTTAACAC
Encoded here:
- a CDS encoding TIGR03546 family protein — translated: MIWLKIVSKFIKAFRSGETPGQIAAGFAVGFFIGLMPFWTLQTLILFFILILVNINLAAATVAFLIANMIAYLLDPVFHSLGYFILTQIPFLQGIWEVIYNSVFGPLTRFYNTVVMGSFVSGLILFFPIYFGMKKFVVSYREKFEEKIKKWKIVQVISGSKVFQFYEKVRDLGGN
- a CDS encoding TIGR03545 family protein, with product MRKKGIIILVAIILIFAVIGYFTRDYRIERLIESVGQSIVGAKVELDNFHFSLFKMECSWDRLQIANKNDPWKNILETGRASVKLETRPLFWRRIIINNMKLENVRSGTARTSDGSIPQKEVSEESGSGFFAKAKKGLEKQFSSLPVFDISGMGKKLKVDSLIDVNNLLTVQGYENLEQIADSSFQYWQTQLKTQTYLTRLNELEQKLKSLKIDEMKDVQSLTTGVKKIKEIRQEANSLKKEITEKHAALSSTFSNLQTQLASVQQNLQQDVDRAKQLAHLKDLNVKDVSMLLFGEPVVGKVEQVLGYVALARKYLPAASQMKGTPEKKKPPRLKGQDIDFPFHYRYPKFLLREAKLSAATAAGDTAKAYFVEGNLTGLTNQPPVFGRPTRFDFNLVRVDGNQYHLLGSFDHRGEVPMDSLKLLAKNFALGRISLKKQKYFPAALNASKGDVELAGLFLGDKIDLSLNLAASPVKFIFEQPAKDKVSQIVRDVLNGISKITLNAKLVGESENYQLQMNSNVDRVLANQVKATLAKNLREAQSQVENYVRQQAEIRRKKVESIIQKNRDSIYAEIDNAKNLLDKKLAEIEAKKKQAEQRLEEEKKKLENKAKNKLKSFFKKP
- a CDS encoding M48 family metalloprotease, giving the protein MSAKFQIKLIISVVVLSLIVWAISCAVNPVTGKKEFMLLTQNDEIALGKQSDRDVVATYGVYQDQNLQNYINSIGKKIAKLSHRPNLDWQFRLLDSPVINAFAVPGGFVYITRGILAYLNNEAELAGVVGHEIGHVAARHSAKSYSKAMVAQLGFGIGGMLSETFRKYSGLAQFGTQMLFLKFSRDHERQADALGVEYSTKAGYDSRNMANFFVTLQRLNPQSAQGGLPGWFSTHPNPAERVQSIKKDAQKWEANVPQKQLAVNRNGYLQKINGLVFGEDPRQGYRENNMFYHPQLKFQFPVPAQWGLANTPSQVQMYNQAQDAVVFFTLAQGNSPTAAANQFLQQSGAVVQSRQNTNVNGLPAHTVISQIADQQSGSTIAVISYFIKMDQNIFVFHGFTTPDKFNAYLAKLKQPMRGFKRLTDRRKINVKPARIAIKKVTRQRTLRQALQSFGVAAADLEKIAILNERNLNDVIPANTLIKVVQK